A genomic region of Anopheles coustani chromosome 3, idAnoCousDA_361_x.2, whole genome shotgun sequence contains the following coding sequences:
- the LOC131271760 gene encoding sperm protamine P1-like, whose protein sequence is MKATLLFLLVAALCAVALAAPRSEGKGKEGGKGKGKEAAESVEDGQDGSSEEGGKGRGGKDHGKGKGKGGEKGGMGGRSEGKGKGKPEPKQGKGKESGKGKKN, encoded by the coding sequence atgaAGGCAACACTTCTGTTCCTGCTGGTGGCCGCCCTTTGCGCCGTTGCACTGGCCGCCCCTCGGTCAGAGGGCAAGGGCAAGGAAGGAGGAAAgggcaaaggaaaggaagcagCGGAGTCTGTCGAAGACGGTCAGGATGGCAGCTCGGAGGAGGGAGGCAAAGGACGCGGTGGCAAGGACCATGGCAAGGGAAAGGGCAAGGGTGGCGAGAAGGGAGGCATGGGCGGCCGCAGCGAGGgcaagggaaagggaaagccTGAGCCAAAGCAGGGTAAGGGCAAGGAGTCCGGCAAGGGCAAGAAGAACTGA